The nucleotide window TTGAATTTGTAGTTCTCGGATCAAGGGCACTTGTTGCTTCATCTGAAAGAAGAATCTCCGGATTGTTTGCTAATGCTCTGGCAATGGCAACTCTCTGTTTCTGACCTCCCGACAGTTGTTCAGAATAATTATGTTTTTTTGATGAAAGTCCTACAATCTCCAAAAGTTCATCTACTCTCTGATTGATATCCGCTCTCTTCCAACCTGATATTTCAAGTGGAAAAGCTATATTTCCTGCTACATTTCGCGAATTAAGAAGATTGAAATGTTGAAATATCATCCCCGTTTTTTTTCTGAAATTACTAAGTTCATTTAAATCAAAATTTAAAATATTCCTTTCTTCCACATCTTCCATTTCAGAATTTCTTTTTCCGTATTTTATAAGAATTTCTCCTGAAGTAGGTTCTTCCAACCTGTTTATCAGTCTAATCAATGTAGATTTTCCTGCACCGCTAAGTCCCATTATCCCGTATATATCACCTTTTTCTATTTCAAGACTTACATCATTTACGGCTTTCAATTCTTTACCATTATTTGTTTTATATATTTTAACCAGATTTTTCAATGTAATAAATTTCTTCATATTCACCTCTTTATAATTTTACTTTTTTTACTTTAACTTTTTTGTATAATTACATATTTTTATCTTTTAATAAACTGTATTTATAAACTCCTTCACTCTTTGGGAATCAGGATTTTCAAATATTTTCCATGATGTACCCGTTTCAAGTATTTCTCCCTTGTCCATAACAATCACTCTATCAGATATTTCTTTTACAAAATTCATTTCATGACTTACTATAAGCATTGTAATGTGTGACTTTTTAAGTTTTCTTATTATTTCCAGAACTTCTTTTACAAGTTCCGGATCAAGAGCTGAAGTAGGTTCATCAAAAAGCAGTATATCAGGCTCAAGAGCTAATGCTCTCGCTATAGCGGCTCTTTGTTTCTGGCCTCCTGACAGTTCATTAGGAAAGTTGTCTTTTTTGTCCCGGAGTCCCACTATTTCCAATCTGTTCAAAGCTATTTCCACAGCTTCAACATCACTCATTTTTTTTACTGTTTTCAATGTTTTCACTATATTGTTTTTCACAGTCATATGAGGAAAAAGATTAAAGTTCTGAAAAACCATTCCTATTTTCAAAAGTATATGGTTTTTAAAACTTTTACTAATTTTTTTATCCTGTAAGTCATAACCTTCTATTAAAATTTTTCCTCCATCTATTTTTTCAAGATCGGAAACAGCTCTTAATATTGTTGATTTCCCACTTCCACTTGGTCCTATTAGTGAAACTGTCTCTCCTTTTGATACATATAAATTAATATTTTTAAGAACGTATTTCCTTTAAAAATTTTTTTCAGATTTATAACTTCTATAATTTTTTCCTTATCTCCACTATTATTTTCCTTATTAAACATCCTATTCTCCCTTAAATCCTTACTTTATTCGTTCTTTCTATATTTTTGAAAAGCCTGTCAATAAGAAGACTCAATATCAGATATATAATAATAGCACATATATAAGGTGTTATCTGTAAATATACTCCTGCGAGCTCTTTAGTTCTTTTCATAACTTCCGTTATGGATAGCACATATATCAATGATGTGTCTTTAATTAAAGTAATTGCCTCATTTCCCAAAGCAGGAAGTACGCGTCTTATAGCTTGAGGTAAAATGATACATGTTATTCTCTGAAAATAAGTATATCCCAAAACTTTTGCAGC belongs to Leptotrichia sp. OH3620_COT-345 and includes:
- a CDS encoding methionine ABC transporter ATP-binding protein — its product is MKKFITLKNLVKIYKTNNGKELKAVNDVSLEIEKGDIYGIMGLSGAGKSTLIRLINRLEEPTSGEILIKYGKRNSEMEDVEERNILNFDLNELSNFRKKTGMIFQHFNLLNSRNVAGNIAFPLEISGWKRADINQRVDELLEIVGLSSKKHNYSEQLSGGQKQRVAIARALANNPEILLSDEATSALDPRTTNSILELLKDINKKFGITIILITHQMEVIRKICNKTAIMSDGKIIEEGKTKDIFLNPKTSLAKEFVENISHERFEIEENEIGERKLKGNTKLKLKFSGDQVDKPYITEIIKRYNTDINILGGSIDKLSDTVVGYLIVEIISNEEKLKAIRGWLEENNVELEVL